The Geomonas ferrireducens genome includes a window with the following:
- the rnc gene encoding ribonuclease III: MSEIQEDKMQKVEKRLNYRFAKRELLEEALTHRTYVNEAGGKDNQRLEFFGDAVLDFLLSDLLLARFPQSREGELTKMRAALVDEVSLARIAGSLELGASLRLGKGEEKGGGREKRSLLADAFEALLAAVYLDGGIDAVRAIVHGLFEPLLSCPEILSGRDTKTELQERARLLRGELPRYQLKEASGPDHDRRFSVEVYIGDELMGEGVGRTKKEAEQDAARAAVQLLKGKP; this comes from the coding sequence ATGAGCGAGATCCAGGAAGATAAGATGCAAAAAGTGGAGAAGCGGCTGAACTACCGGTTCGCCAAGCGCGAACTTCTGGAAGAGGCGCTCACCCACCGCACCTACGTGAACGAAGCGGGCGGCAAGGACAACCAGCGCCTGGAGTTTTTCGGGGACGCGGTACTTGATTTTCTCCTCTCGGACCTCTTGCTCGCGCGTTTCCCGCAAAGCAGGGAAGGGGAGCTCACCAAGATGCGCGCGGCGCTCGTGGACGAGGTGAGTCTCGCCCGCATCGCCGGCAGCCTCGAGCTCGGCGCGTCGCTGCGCCTTGGTAAAGGGGAGGAGAAGGGGGGCGGGCGTGAGAAACGCTCGCTTCTGGCCGACGCCTTCGAGGCCCTTCTCGCCGCGGTCTACCTCGACGGCGGCATCGACGCGGTGCGCGCCATCGTGCACGGGCTCTTCGAGCCGCTCCTCTCCTGCCCGGAGATCCTGAGCGGACGCGACACGAAGACGGAACTGCAGGAGCGTGCCCGGCTTCTTCGCGGCGAACTGCCGCGCTACCAGCTGAAAGAGGCGAGCGGCCCGGACCACGACCGGCGCTTCAGCGTCGAGGTGTACATCGGCGACGAGCTCATGGGGGAAGGGGTGGGGCGCACCAAGAAGGAGGCCGAGCAGGATGCGGCCCGCGCCGCGGTGCAGCTTCTCAAGGGGAAGCCTTGA
- the tmk gene encoding dTMP kinase, whose protein sequence is MGFFITFEGVEGCGKTTQLRLLKERLQAAGQKVVATREPGGCPIADQMRAILLDAKNSAITPLAELLLYAAARAQHVQEVIAPALERGETVLCDRFTDATLAYQGHGRELDLAVIGQLNGLATSGVQPALTVLIDCPVEIGLARALSRIEATSGAREERFELESVRFHERVRAGYLALAKAQPERFVIVDGSGDVAATEKLMLAALAKRLPAAAQAALGA, encoded by the coding sequence ATGGGCTTTTTCATTACATTTGAAGGCGTTGAAGGGTGCGGCAAAACGACCCAGCTGAGGCTCCTGAAGGAGCGTCTCCAGGCTGCGGGACAGAAGGTGGTCGCGACGCGCGAACCGGGCGGCTGCCCGATCGCGGACCAGATGCGCGCCATCCTGCTCGATGCCAAGAACAGCGCCATCACGCCGCTTGCCGAACTCCTTCTTTACGCCGCCGCGCGTGCGCAGCACGTTCAGGAGGTGATCGCCCCGGCGCTCGAGCGCGGCGAGACGGTTCTTTGCGACCGCTTCACCGACGCGACGCTCGCCTACCAGGGGCATGGGCGTGAACTCGACCTCGCCGTGATCGGGCAGTTGAACGGCCTCGCCACCTCCGGCGTGCAGCCGGCGCTCACCGTGCTCATCGACTGCCCGGTGGAGATCGGGCTTGCCCGCGCGCTCTCCCGCATCGAGGCCACCTCCGGCGCGCGCGAGGAGCGTTTCGAGCTGGAATCGGTGCGCTTCCACGAGCGGGTGCGCGCGGGATACCTCGCCTTGGCCAAGGCGCAGCCCGAGCGTTTCGTGATTGTGGATGGCTCCGGCGACGTGGCCGCCACCGAGAAACTGATGCTGGCCGCGCTGGCCAAGCGCCTTCCCGCGGCAGCCCAAGCGGCGCTCGGGGCGTAG
- the holB gene encoding DNA polymerase III subunit delta': MPFSEVIGQDRAISVLKRSIALERVAHAYLFSGIEGCGKKKTALAMVQAVFCGKEDACGVCPSCRKIANGQHPDLHILEPDGAFIKIDQIRELQKELAYRPFEAPKKACIIDGAEKLNLSSGNALLKTLEEPPGNALMILITAERSAVLQTILSRCQTLDFQPLPAEMVEARLLREQFPADAARVAASLSGGSLKRAVEVATDGVLEGRVNFLERVLALNLKDVNALFAAAEEFAADKEGLPGFLELLLSFLRDVLIYRSTPEALANADLAHLVAREAERSPQQRIIDLIEQLVATRRMLVRNVNARLALEVFFMRLAER; encoded by the coding sequence ATGCCATTTTCCGAAGTCATAGGGCAGGACCGGGCCATCTCGGTGCTGAAACGCTCCATCGCTCTGGAGCGGGTGGCGCACGCCTACCTCTTCTCCGGCATCGAGGGGTGCGGCAAGAAAAAGACGGCCCTTGCCATGGTGCAGGCCGTCTTCTGCGGCAAGGAGGACGCCTGCGGCGTCTGCCCCTCCTGCAGGAAGATCGCGAACGGCCAGCACCCGGACCTCCATATCCTGGAACCGGACGGCGCCTTCATAAAGATCGACCAGATCCGTGAGCTGCAAAAGGAGCTCGCCTACCGCCCCTTCGAGGCACCCAAGAAGGCGTGCATCATCGACGGGGCAGAGAAGCTGAACCTCTCTTCGGGGAACGCCCTTTTGAAGACCCTGGAGGAGCCGCCGGGCAACGCGCTGATGATCCTCATAACCGCCGAGCGCTCCGCGGTCCTGCAGACCATACTCTCCCGCTGCCAGACGCTCGACTTCCAGCCGCTGCCGGCCGAGATGGTCGAAGCGCGGCTTTTGCGCGAGCAGTTCCCGGCGGACGCGGCCCGCGTCGCCGCTTCCCTTTCCGGCGGCAGCCTGAAGCGTGCGGTGGAAGTCGCTACCGACGGCGTGCTCGAGGGACGGGTGAACTTCCTGGAGCGGGTGCTCGCGCTGAACTTGAAAGACGTGAACGCGCTTTTCGCCGCGGCGGAGGAGTTCGCCGCCGACAAGGAGGGGCTCCCCGGCTTTCTCGAGCTGCTCCTCTCCTTTCTGCGCGACGTGCTCATCTACCGCTCCACCCCGGAGGCGCTTGCCAACGCAGACCTTGCGCACCTGGTGGCCCGTGAGGCGGAGCGCAGCCCGCAGCAACGCATCATCGACCTGATCGAGCAGTTGGTCGCCACGCGCCGGATGCTCGTGCGCAACGTGAACGCGAGGCTCGCCCTCGAGGTCTTCTTCATGCGCCTCGCGGAGCGGTAA
- a CDS encoding PSP1 domain-containing protein, translating to MAQIVRIQFTTAGKLYDFSSGKTSVKPGDRVIVETERGKSIGQVVAGPIEVEDSLVPEGLKPIQRLADLADLATLAANTAKEKEAHKFCLSRIKERGMDMKLVRVEYLFDGSKAIFYFTADGRVDFRELVKDLAHAFHTRIEMRQIGVRDESKMVGGIGICGRELCCSSYLREFEPVSVKMAKEQNLALNPSKISGQCGRLLCCLSYEFETYCNLRKGLPKCGKRVQCGCVDGEVVKVNVLDQTVTLKTTDDSLVTLKGEEIAPENVSDRVKKPPQQKGEQQGGDKGKAQGPGKQRRNRPVDVKERKKEKPQ from the coding sequence TTGGCACAGATCGTAAGGATTCAATTCACCACCGCTGGGAAGCTCTACGACTTCAGCTCCGGCAAGACCAGCGTCAAGCCGGGTGACCGCGTCATCGTGGAGACCGAACGGGGTAAAAGCATAGGCCAGGTCGTCGCCGGCCCCATCGAGGTGGAGGATTCGCTCGTCCCCGAAGGGCTCAAGCCGATACAGCGTCTGGCCGACCTCGCCGACCTCGCAACCCTCGCCGCCAACACGGCGAAGGAGAAGGAGGCGCACAAGTTCTGCCTCTCCCGCATCAAGGAACGCGGCATGGACATGAAGCTGGTCCGCGTCGAGTACCTCTTCGACGGCTCAAAGGCGATCTTCTACTTCACCGCCGACGGCCGCGTCGACTTCCGCGAGCTGGTGAAGGACCTGGCCCACGCCTTCCACACGAGGATCGAGATGCGCCAGATCGGCGTGCGCGATGAGTCGAAGATGGTCGGCGGCATCGGCATCTGCGGCCGCGAGCTCTGCTGCTCCTCGTACCTCAGGGAGTTCGAGCCGGTATCGGTGAAGATGGCGAAGGAGCAGAACCTCGCCCTCAACCCTAGCAAGATCTCGGGTCAGTGCGGCAGGCTCTTGTGCTGCCTCTCCTACGAGTTCGAGACCTACTGCAACCTGAGAAAGGGGCTCCCGAAGTGCGGCAAGCGCGTGCAGTGCGGCTGCGTCGACGGCGAGGTGGTGAAGGTCAACGTATTGGATCAGACGGTAACCCTTAAAACCACGGACGACTCGCTGGTCACCCTCAAGGGGGAGGAGATCGCGCCAGAGAACGTGAGCGACCGCGTGAAGAAACCGCCGCAGCAAAAAGGTGAGCAGCAGGGGGGCGACAAGGGCAAGGCCCAGGGGCCCGGCAAGCAGCGCCGCAATCGGCCCGTCGACGTCAAGGAAAGAAAAAAGGAGAAACCACAATGA